The Phyllopteryx taeniolatus isolate TA_2022b chromosome 17, UOR_Ptae_1.2, whole genome shotgun sequence genome window below encodes:
- the vps36 gene encoding vacuolar protein-sorting-associated protein 36 — protein sequence MDRFSWSNGLLEINETLVIQQRGVRLYDGDDKAKLDIGIALLSTHRLIWRDGKNHDCCISMPLSQIIFFEEQAAGIGKSAKIVIHLHPVPANKEQGPYQNSKFSYIKLSFKEHGQIEFFRRLNEEMTQKRWENTPASQPIPTGVGPQAGRIRAVGIVGIERKIEERRKETDKNISEAFEDLSKLMVKAKEMVELSKSIANKIKDKQGDITEDETIRFKSYLLSMGIANPVTRETHGSGTHYHMQLAKQLGDMLQAPLDERGGMMALTEVYCLVNRARGMELLSPEDLLNACKMFESLKLPLRLRVFDSGVMVVQLQSHSEEEMIASALDNVSEKGSLTAEEFAKLLGLSVLLSKERLLLAEKMGHLCRDDSVEGLRFYPNLF from the exons ATGGATCGGTTTTCTTGGTCAAACGGTTTATTGGAAATTAACGAGACTTTAGTAATACAACAACGGGGTGTCAGATTGTATGATGGTGACGACAAG GCTAAACTAGATATTGGAATTGCCTTGCTGAGCACCCATCGCTTGATTTGGAGGGACGGTAAAAATCAT GACTGCTGTATTTCCATGCCATTGtcacaaatcatattttttgaGGAGCAGGCTGCAGGAATAGGGAAAAG TGCAAAAATTGTTATACACCTGCATCCAGTACCTGCTAACAAGGAGCAAGGTCCCTACCAAAACAGCAAGTTTTCCTACATCAAGCTCTCTTTTAAAGAACATGGTCAGATTGAG ttTTTCAGGCGGCTAAATGAGGAGATGACTCAAAAGAGATGGGAGAACACACCCGCTTCTCAACCCATCCCAACAGGAGTCGGCCCACAG GCAGGAAGGATACGCGCAGTCGGGATTGTTGGCATTGAGCGAAAGATAGAGGAGAGGAGGAAAGAAACGGACAAAAACATCTCAGAG gcCTTTGAGGATCTCAGTAAGCTGATGGTAAAG GCCAAAGAGATGGTAGAGCTGTCCAAATCTATAGCTAACAAGATAAAAGACAAGCAAGGGGACATAACAGAGGATGAG ACCATCCGCTTTAAGTCATACCTGCTCAGCATGGGTATCGCTAACCCCGTCACTAGGGAAACCCATGGCTCAGGCACACATTACCACATGCAGCTGGCTAAACAACTGGGAGATATGCTCCAGGCCCCTCTGGAT GAACGCGGAGGCATGATGGCGCTCACTGAGGTGTACTGTCTGGTCAACCGGGCTAGAGGAATGGAG CTTTTGTCCCCAGAAGATTTATTAAATGCATGCAAGATGTTTGAGTCTTTGAAGCTCCCATTgag GCTGCGTGTATTTGACAGCGGCGTGATGGTGGTCCAGCTGCAGTCTCACAGCGAAGAGGAAATGATCGCCTCAGCGCTGGACAAT GTGTCAGAGAAAGGATCTTTAACAGCAGAGGAATTCGCTAAACTCTTGGGTCTCTCAGTGCTTCTGTCTAAGGAGCG TTTGCTACTGGCTGAAAAGATGGGCCACCTGTGTCGAGACGACTCCGTTGAGGGTTTGAGGTTCTACCCAAACCTCTTTTGA